From Corvus moneduloides isolate bCorMon1 chromosome 2, bCorMon1.pri, whole genome shotgun sequence, one genomic window encodes:
- the LOC116440438 gene encoding LOW QUALITY PROTEIN: olfactory receptor 51G2-like (The sequence of the model RefSeq protein was modified relative to this genomic sequence to represent the inferred CDS: deleted 1 base in 1 codon): MSSSNRTGSSSLAFILTGIPGVAVSSPWVALPLCCLYLLMLLGNCCLLWAIRAEHALHAPMYQLLSMLALADLGLSLCTLPTVLAVFCVPATSLPFQACLAQMYFIHTFSAIESGVLVAMAFDRFVAICHPLRYGSVLSGSLVARAGVLIVLRGTCLVLPVAALMARMPFCRARVLSHSFCLHQDMLRLACGDVRPSSWYGLSAVILTKGLDSLAILLSYVLILRAILGTISPGARAKAFSTCICHLCAVLLFYIPLISLSVIHRFGKHLPPLAPTLLADACLLVPPVLNPLVYSWKTKQIRRRILLLLCWRGTQQQG; encoded by the exons ATGTCCTCTTCCAACAGGACTGGGTCCAGCTCCCTGGCCTTCATCCTCACGGGCATTCCCGGGGTGGCAGTGAGTAGCCCCTGGGTGGCcctgcccctgtgctgcctgtacctgctcatgctgctggggaactgctgcctgctctgggccatcagggcagagcaCGCCCTGCACGCCCCCATGTACCAGCTCCTGTCCATGCTGGCCCTGGCAGACCTGGGGCTGTCCCTCTGCACCCTGCCCACCGTGCTGGCCGTGTTCTGCGTCCCGGCCACCTCGCTCCCCTTCCAGGCCTGCCTTGCCCAGATGTACTTCATCCACACCTTCTCGGCCATTGAGTCCGGGGTCCTGGTGGCCATGGCCTTCGACCGCTTCGTGGCCATCTGCCACCCCCTGCGCTACGGCTCCGTGCTGAGCGGCTCCCTggtggccagggcaggggtgctGATCGTCCTGCGGGGCACCTGCCTGGTGCTGCCCGTCGCTGCTCTCATGGCGAGGATGCCGTTCTGCAGGGCCCGCGTTCTGTCCCACTCCTTCTGCCTGCACCAGGACATGCTGAGGCTGGCGTGCGGGGACGTGCGGCCCAGCAGCTGGTACGGGCTGAGCGCCGTGATCCTCACCAAGGGCCTGGACTCGCTGGCCATCCTCCTGTCCTACGTGCTCATCCTCAGGGCCATCCTGGGCACCATCTCCCCGGGGGCGCGAGCCAAAGCCTTCAGCACCTGCATCTGCCACCTCTGCGCCGTCCTGCTCTTCTACATCCCGCTCATCAGCCTGTCCGTCATCCACAGGTTTGGGAAGCACCTGCCCCCCCTCGCCCCCACGCTCCTGGCTGATGCCTGCCTGCTGGTC CCCCCTGTCCTGAACCCCCTCGtgtacagctggaaaacaaagcagatcCGCAGGCGgatcctcctgctgctctgctggagaggGACCCAGCAGCAGGGCTAG